One Prunus dulcis chromosome 7, ALMONDv2, whole genome shotgun sequence DNA segment encodes these proteins:
- the LOC117635715 gene encoding probable LRR receptor-like serine/threonine-protein kinase At2g24230 isoform X1 — protein sequence MGFGFFVSLLVLSLFLKPLACQQPNTDGFFVSQFLQKMGLSSSQLYNFSAPVCSWKGVFCDAKKEYVIGLEVSRLELSGSIPDTTIGKLTKLQTLDLSNNKITGLPSDLWSLGSLKYLNLSHNQISGSLPNNIGNFGLLESFDLSSNNFSGEIPGAISSLVSLRVLKLSQNLFENSIPSGIVSCQSLFWIDLSSNRLNGSLPDGFVAAFPKLQMLNLAGNEISGRDSDFSEMKSITSLNISGNMFQGSVVGVFKELLEVVDLSRNQFQGHISQVQFNTSYNWSHLVYLDLSENQLGGEILHNWNQAQNLKHLNLADNRFTRQEFPRNMEMLLSLEYLNLSKTSLTGRIPAEVSKLSNLNTLDLSQNHLIGHIPLLSIRNLQVFDVSFNNLSGEIPASLLEKLPWMERFNFSYNNLTLCASEISPETLQTSFFGSSNSCPIAANPVLLRRRTTKDKHKGLKLALVLTFSMVCLLAGLLFLAFGCRRKTRMWEVKQPSYKEEQNILGPFSFQTDSTTWVADVKQATSVPVVIFEKPLLNFTFSDLLSATSNFDRGTLLAEGKFGPVYRGFLPGGIHVAVKVLVHGSTLTDQETAREFEYLGRIKHPNLVPLTGYCLAGDQRIAIYDYMENGNLQNLLYDLPLGVQTTEDWSTDTWEEDDNNGIQNVGSEGLLTTWRFRHKIALGTARALAFLHHGCSPPIIHRDVKASSVYLDYNLEPRLSDFGLAKIFGNGLDEEISRGSPGYLPPEFSQPEYDTPTPKSDVYCFGVVLFELITGKKPIGDDYPEEKDATLVSWVRGLVKKNRGASAIDPKIRDTGPDDQMEEALKIGYLCTADLPLKRPSMHQIVGLLKDMEQTGNQ from the coding sequence atgGGTTTcggtttctttgtttctctaCTGGTGCTTTCACTTTTCTTGAAGCCTTTGGCTTGTCAACAACCCAATACAGATGGGTTCTTTGTCTCTCAGTTCTTGCAAAAGATGGGCTTATCCTCTTCTCAGCTCTACAACTTCTCTGCTCCTGTTTGCTCATGGAAAGGAGTATTCTGTGATGCAAAAAAGGAATATGTTATTGGCTTAGAGGTTTCTCGTTTGGAACTCTCTGGTTCTATCCCTGATACCACTATTGGAAAGCTCACCAAGCTCCAGACTTTGGACCTtagcaacaacaaaatcaCTGGTCTTCCTTCAGATTTGTGGAGTCTAGGCTCACTCAAGTACCTTAATCTCTCCCATAACCAGATTTCTGGGTCCTTGCCAAACAACATTGGCAACTTTGGTCTACTTGAAAGCTTCGACCTTTCCAGCAACAATTTCTCTGGGGAAATTCCTGGTGCTATAAGCTCCCTCGTCAGTCTGCGAGTTCTTAAACTCAGCCAAAACTTGTTTGAAAATAGCATCCCATCAGGAATTGTGAGTTGCCaatctttgttttggattGATCTCTCATCGAATCGGTTAAATGGGTCTCTTCCAGATGGTTTTGTTGCTGCATTTCCTAAGCTCCAAATGTTGAATCTTGCTGGAAATGAGATTTCTGGCCGGGACTCCGATTTCTCGGAGATGAAATCCATTACTTCTCTTAATATTTCTGGGAATATGTTTCAGGGTTCGGTAGTAGGTGTCTTTAAGGAGCTGTTGGAGGTGGTTGACCTGAGCAGGAACCAGTTTCAAGGTCACATTTCTCAGGTACAATTCAATACTAGCTACAATTGGTCTCATTTGGTTTATTTAGACCTTTCTGAGAATCAGCTTGGCGGAGAAATTTTACATAATTGGAATCAAGCCCAGAATCTCAAACACCTTAACCTAGCAGACAATAGATTTACAAGGCAggaattcccaagaaatatgGAAATGCTTTTGAGTTTGGAATACCTTAATTTGTCTAAAACTAGTCTTACGGGTCGCATTCCTGCTGAGGTTTCCAAATTGAGTAACTTGAATACACTTGATCTTTCTCAGAACCATCTTATAGGCCACATTCCATTACTCAGTATAAGAAATCTCCAAGTTTTTGATGTTTCATTCAACAACTTGAGTGGAGAAATCCCTGCATCACTCTTGGAGAAACTCCCTTGGATGGAGAGGTTCAACTTCTCTTACAATAATTTGACACTTTGTGCTTCTGAAATCTCCCCTGAAACCCTCCAAACATCTTTCTTTGGTTCATCAAACAGCTGCCCCATTGCAGCGAACCCGGTACTTTTAAGAAGACGAACCACTAAGGACAAGCACAAGGGACTAAAGCTTGCTTTGGTTTTGACCTTCTCAATGGTATGCTTGCTTGCTGGTTTGCTATTTCTAGCATTTGGTTGCAGAAGGAAAACCAGAATGTGGGAAGTAAAACAACCCTCATACAAGGAAGAGCAAAATATATTAGGCCCCTTTTCATTCCAGACTGATTCAACTACATGGGTTGCGGATGTTAAGCAAGCAACTTCGGTCCCTGTAGTAATTTTCGAGAAGCCATTGCTGAATTTCACATTCTCAGATCTCTTATCTGCAACTTCAAATTTTGACCGGGGAACCCTTTTGGCTGAAGGGAAATTTGGGCCTGTTTATAGAGGATTTCTTCCGGGTGGAATTCATGTAGCAGTGAAAGTTTTGGTCCATGGTTCTACATTGACAGACCAGGAAACTGCAAGAGAGTTTGAATATCTTGGTCGAATCAAACACCCCAATCTTGTTCCATTAACTGGATATTGTTTAGCTGGGGACCAAAGGATTGCTATCTATGATTACATGGAGAATGGGAACCTTCAGAATTTGCTTTATGACTTGCCACTTGGGGTTCAGACAACAGAGGATTGGAGCACAGATACATGGGAAGAAGATGATAACAATGGCATTCAAAATGTTGGTTCTGAAGGGTTGTTAACAACTTGGAGATTCCGTCACAAAATTGCACTTGGCACTGCGAGAGCATTGGCATTTCTACACCATGGTTGCTCACCTCCAATTATTCATAGAGACGTTAAAGCTAGTAGTGTTTATCTGGATTATAACTTGGAGCCAAgattatctgattttggacTGGCTAAGATTTTTGGCAATGGTTTAGATGAAGAGATCTCTCGAGGGTCACCAGGGTACCTGCCGCCTGAGTTTTCTCAGCCAGAATATGATACTCCAACACCAAAATCTGATGTATATTGCTTTGGAGTTGTTCTCTTTGAGCTGATTACTGGGAAAAAGCCAATTGGTGATGATTATCCTGAGGAGAAAGATGCAACTTTGGTGAGCTGGGTTAGAGGATTGGTTAAAAAGAACAGAGGAGCAAGCGCTATTGACCCAAAAATTCGTGATACAGGACCTGATGACCAAATGGAGGAGGCGCTCAAGATTGGATATCTGTGCACAGCTGACCTTCCCTTAAAGCGACCGAGCATGCATCAGATAGTTGGTCTTCTTAAAGATATGGAACAAACAGGTAAccaatga
- the LOC117635715 gene encoding probable LRR receptor-like serine/threonine-protein kinase At2g24230 isoform X2, with product MGFGFFVSLLVLSLFLKPLACQQPNTDGFFVSQFLQKMGLSSSQLYNFSAPVCSWKGVFCDAKKEYVIGLEVSRLELSGSIPDTTIGKLTKLQTLDLSNNKITGLPSDLWSLGSLKYLNLSHNQISGSLPNNIGNFGLLESFDLSSNNFSGEIPGAISSLVSLRVLKLSQNLFENSIPSGIGSVVGVFKELLEVVDLSRNQFQGHISQVQFNTSYNWSHLVYLDLSENQLGGEILHNWNQAQNLKHLNLADNRFTRQEFPRNMEMLLSLEYLNLSKTSLTGRIPAEVSKLSNLNTLDLSQNHLIGHIPLLSIRNLQVFDVSFNNLSGEIPASLLEKLPWMERFNFSYNNLTLCASEISPETLQTSFFGSSNSCPIAANPVLLRRRTTKDKHKGLKLALVLTFSMVCLLAGLLFLAFGCRRKTRMWEVKQPSYKEEQNILGPFSFQTDSTTWVADVKQATSVPVVIFEKPLLNFTFSDLLSATSNFDRGTLLAEGKFGPVYRGFLPGGIHVAVKVLVHGSTLTDQETAREFEYLGRIKHPNLVPLTGYCLAGDQRIAIYDYMENGNLQNLLYDLPLGVQTTEDWSTDTWEEDDNNGIQNVGSEGLLTTWRFRHKIALGTARALAFLHHGCSPPIIHRDVKASSVYLDYNLEPRLSDFGLAKIFGNGLDEEISRGSPGYLPPEFSQPEYDTPTPKSDVYCFGVVLFELITGKKPIGDDYPEEKDATLVSWVRGLVKKNRGASAIDPKIRDTGPDDQMEEALKIGYLCTADLPLKRPSMHQIVGLLKDMEQTGNQ from the exons atgGGTTTcggtttctttgtttctctaCTGGTGCTTTCACTTTTCTTGAAGCCTTTGGCTTGTCAACAACCCAATACAGATGGGTTCTTTGTCTCTCAGTTCTTGCAAAAGATGGGCTTATCCTCTTCTCAGCTCTACAACTTCTCTGCTCCTGTTTGCTCATGGAAAGGAGTATTCTGTGATGCAAAAAAGGAATATGTTATTGGCTTAGAGGTTTCTCGTTTGGAACTCTCTGGTTCTATCCCTGATACCACTATTGGAAAGCTCACCAAGCTCCAGACTTTGGACCTtagcaacaacaaaatcaCTGGTCTTCCTTCAGATTTGTGGAGTCTAGGCTCACTCAAGTACCTTAATCTCTCCCATAACCAGATTTCTGGGTCCTTGCCAAACAACATTGGCAACTTTGGTCTACTTGAAAGCTTCGACCTTTCCAGCAACAATTTCTCTGGGGAAATTCCTGGTGCTATAAGCTCCCTCGTCAGTCTGCGAGTTCTTAAACTCAGCCAAAACTTGTTTGAAAATAGCATCCCATCAGGAATT GGTTCGGTAGTAGGTGTCTTTAAGGAGCTGTTGGAGGTGGTTGACCTGAGCAGGAACCAGTTTCAAGGTCACATTTCTCAGGTACAATTCAATACTAGCTACAATTGGTCTCATTTGGTTTATTTAGACCTTTCTGAGAATCAGCTTGGCGGAGAAATTTTACATAATTGGAATCAAGCCCAGAATCTCAAACACCTTAACCTAGCAGACAATAGATTTACAAGGCAggaattcccaagaaatatgGAAATGCTTTTGAGTTTGGAATACCTTAATTTGTCTAAAACTAGTCTTACGGGTCGCATTCCTGCTGAGGTTTCCAAATTGAGTAACTTGAATACACTTGATCTTTCTCAGAACCATCTTATAGGCCACATTCCATTACTCAGTATAAGAAATCTCCAAGTTTTTGATGTTTCATTCAACAACTTGAGTGGAGAAATCCCTGCATCACTCTTGGAGAAACTCCCTTGGATGGAGAGGTTCAACTTCTCTTACAATAATTTGACACTTTGTGCTTCTGAAATCTCCCCTGAAACCCTCCAAACATCTTTCTTTGGTTCATCAAACAGCTGCCCCATTGCAGCGAACCCGGTACTTTTAAGAAGACGAACCACTAAGGACAAGCACAAGGGACTAAAGCTTGCTTTGGTTTTGACCTTCTCAATGGTATGCTTGCTTGCTGGTTTGCTATTTCTAGCATTTGGTTGCAGAAGGAAAACCAGAATGTGGGAAGTAAAACAACCCTCATACAAGGAAGAGCAAAATATATTAGGCCCCTTTTCATTCCAGACTGATTCAACTACATGGGTTGCGGATGTTAAGCAAGCAACTTCGGTCCCTGTAGTAATTTTCGAGAAGCCATTGCTGAATTTCACATTCTCAGATCTCTTATCTGCAACTTCAAATTTTGACCGGGGAACCCTTTTGGCTGAAGGGAAATTTGGGCCTGTTTATAGAGGATTTCTTCCGGGTGGAATTCATGTAGCAGTGAAAGTTTTGGTCCATGGTTCTACATTGACAGACCAGGAAACTGCAAGAGAGTTTGAATATCTTGGTCGAATCAAACACCCCAATCTTGTTCCATTAACTGGATATTGTTTAGCTGGGGACCAAAGGATTGCTATCTATGATTACATGGAGAATGGGAACCTTCAGAATTTGCTTTATGACTTGCCACTTGGGGTTCAGACAACAGAGGATTGGAGCACAGATACATGGGAAGAAGATGATAACAATGGCATTCAAAATGTTGGTTCTGAAGGGTTGTTAACAACTTGGAGATTCCGTCACAAAATTGCACTTGGCACTGCGAGAGCATTGGCATTTCTACACCATGGTTGCTCACCTCCAATTATTCATAGAGACGTTAAAGCTAGTAGTGTTTATCTGGATTATAACTTGGAGCCAAgattatctgattttggacTGGCTAAGATTTTTGGCAATGGTTTAGATGAAGAGATCTCTCGAGGGTCACCAGGGTACCTGCCGCCTGAGTTTTCTCAGCCAGAATATGATACTCCAACACCAAAATCTGATGTATATTGCTTTGGAGTTGTTCTCTTTGAGCTGATTACTGGGAAAAAGCCAATTGGTGATGATTATCCTGAGGAGAAAGATGCAACTTTGGTGAGCTGGGTTAGAGGATTGGTTAAAAAGAACAGAGGAGCAAGCGCTATTGACCCAAAAATTCGTGATACAGGACCTGATGACCAAATGGAGGAGGCGCTCAAGATTGGATATCTGTGCACAGCTGACCTTCCCTTAAAGCGACCGAGCATGCATCAGATAGTTGGTCTTCTTAAAGATATGGAACAAACAGGTAAccaatga